A portion of the Micromonospora tarapacensis genome contains these proteins:
- a CDS encoding alpha-amylase produces the protein MHRRRLRPAVLTLAVIASLLASGTVTAPPAVAAPAGGKKVIANLFEWNWPSVASECASTLGPKGYGYVQVSPPQEHVRGNQWWVAYQPVSYRIESRKGTRAQFESMVDGCHAAGVKVIVDAVVNHMSGQANGGTGWAGSSYQHHAYPGIYQGQDFHYCGRNGNNDIVDYHDRYEVQNCELVNLADLRTESDYVRSRLAAYLNDLLSLGVDGFRLDASKHMPAADVAAIRARLSRPAYLVQEVIHGAGEPITPTEYTGNGDVHEFRYGKDLARVFRSERLAYLRNFGEGWGHLPSNVSSVFVDNHDTQRDDGGVLTYRDRGIYALANAFMLAWPYGSPTVMSSYTFSGRDAGPPSDGNNKTLSTTCYSGWECEHRWPVIANMVGFRNATEGAGVSNWYDNGYQHIAFSRTGRGFITINDEDFAVNGRSYHTGLPAGRYCDVIHGTFAGGTCTGPVITVDANGWFAANVPAHDAIAIHLSARLP, from the coding sequence ATGCATCGACGTCGACTCCGCCCGGCGGTCCTCACCCTCGCCGTGATCGCCAGTCTGCTCGCCTCCGGCACCGTGACGGCACCCCCGGCCGTCGCCGCGCCGGCGGGCGGCAAGAAGGTCATCGCCAATCTCTTCGAGTGGAACTGGCCCTCGGTCGCCAGCGAGTGCGCCAGCACGCTGGGTCCGAAGGGCTACGGCTACGTCCAGGTCTCGCCGCCGCAGGAGCACGTACGCGGCAACCAGTGGTGGGTGGCGTACCAGCCGGTCAGCTACCGGATCGAGTCCCGCAAGGGGACCCGCGCCCAGTTCGAGTCCATGGTCGACGGCTGCCACGCGGCCGGCGTGAAGGTGATCGTCGACGCCGTGGTGAACCACATGTCGGGCCAGGCAAACGGCGGCACCGGCTGGGCCGGCTCGTCCTACCAGCACCACGCCTATCCCGGCATCTACCAGGGGCAGGACTTCCACTACTGCGGACGCAACGGCAACAACGACATCGTCGACTACCACGACCGCTACGAGGTGCAGAACTGCGAGTTGGTCAACCTGGCCGACCTGAGGACGGAGTCCGACTACGTCCGCTCCCGGCTGGCCGCGTACCTCAACGACCTGCTGTCGCTCGGCGTGGACGGCTTCCGGCTGGACGCCAGCAAGCACATGCCGGCCGCCGACGTCGCCGCGATCAGGGCTCGGCTCTCCCGCCCGGCCTACCTCGTGCAGGAGGTCATCCACGGCGCCGGTGAGCCGATCACGCCGACCGAGTACACCGGCAACGGCGACGTGCACGAGTTCCGCTACGGCAAGGACCTGGCCCGGGTGTTCCGCTCCGAGCGCCTGGCCTACCTGCGCAACTTCGGCGAGGGCTGGGGGCACCTGCCCAGCAACGTGTCATCGGTCTTCGTGGACAACCACGACACCCAGCGCGACGACGGCGGGGTGCTCACCTACCGCGACCGGGGAATCTACGCGCTGGCCAACGCCTTCATGCTGGCCTGGCCGTACGGCTCGCCCACGGTGATGTCGAGTTACACCTTCAGCGGGCGCGACGCCGGCCCACCCTCGGACGGCAACAACAAGACGCTCAGCACCACCTGCTACTCCGGCTGGGAGTGCGAGCACCGCTGGCCGGTGATCGCGAACATGGTGGGCTTCCGCAACGCCACCGAGGGCGCCGGGGTCAGCAACTGGTACGACAACGGCTACCAGCACATCGCCTTCAGCCGCACCGGCCGGGGCTTCATCACCATCAACGACGAGGACTTCGCGGTCAACGGCCGCTCCTACCACACCGGCCTGCCGGCCGGCCGCTACTGCGACGTCATCCACGGCACGTTCGCCGGTGGCACCTGCACCGGCCCGGTCATCACCGTCGACGCCAACGGCTGGTTCGCCGCCAACGTCCCCGCCCACGACGCCATAGCCATCCACCTCTCCGCCCGCCTCCCCTAA